CTCTTCCGAGGCGCTGGCAATCTGCTTCATGATGGTGGTGACGCCGGTGATGTCGCGCAGCACCGCTTCCATGGTGGTGCCGGTATCATTTACCAGCTTTGCCCCCTCCTCCACGCGGGAGACGGAGTCGGCGATCAACCCTTCGATCTCTTTTGCCGCATTGGCGCTGCGGCTGGCGAGATTACGCACCTCCCCCGCCACCACCGCGAAGCCACGCCCCTGCTCACCCGCGCGCGCCGCTTCTACCGCCGCGTTGAGGGCCAGAATGTTAGTCTGGAAGGCGATGCTGTTGATAACGCTGGTGATCTCGGCAATCTTCTTCGAGCTGACGGAGATGCCGGTCATGGTGTTGACCACGTTGTCCACCAGCGCGCCGCCGCGACTGGCGCTGGCCGAGGCCACGTCCGCCAGTTCGCTCGCCTGGCGGGCGTTGTCCGCGTTGAGCTTCACCGTGGCGGTGAGCTGCTCCATGCTGGCGGCGGTCTCTTCCAGCGCCGCCGCCTGCTCTTCGGTACGGGAGGAGAGATCGTTGTTACCGCTGGAGATCTCCGTCGCCCCGCGCCAGATGTTCTCGCTGCCGTTACGGATGGTGCTTACCGCGTCGCGCAGGCTGTCCTGCATCGCCGTCAGCAGCGGCACCAGCTGGCCCACGCAGTTACGACCAAAAGGCACGATCGGCTGGCTGAGATCGCCCTGCGCAATCTGGCGGAAATGGTGGCGAAGCTGCTCAAGGGGTTTCACCAGCATGGCGACCAGGTAGCGGTCGGCGAACAGCAGGATCAGCAGGCCGACGATCGTCGCGGTAATGATCACCGTGCGGGTGACGCTGGTGAAGCCGTCCACCGTGACGCGGGTGCGGTCGAGGATGGTATCGGCGGCCTTATTGAACTGCCCGGCACTCTCGCCAAAGGCGCGGCTTAGCGCTGGGGTGACGTTGTTCGCCTGCTGGCGATAGCCTTCGATGTTGCCCTGCTCTGCCAGCTGCATCTGCGGTTTGACGCCGTTATCCAGCAGCGCCTGCCAGCTGGCGATCACCCGGGAGGAGATCTCTGCATCCATTGGCCCCGGCGACATGGCTTTCAGTTCATCGAGCCTGTTGCTCATGGTCTGTAGCGCCTGCTGTACGGAGGTGAGATCCGCCGTACCGCCCGCCGCCTGCGTCTCCATCGCCCGGCTCAGCCGGGTGACAAAACGGAAGTACTGATCGTTGCCCTGACTGAGCACCGTCATCTGTTTGACCAGCTGGCGATCGACCTCGTTGCCATCCGCCACGCGGGAGAGCGCCCAGGAGCCATACAGCCCCACGCCCGCCCACATTAAACAGAAAATACCCAGAATCGTCAGCATGACGAAGCGGATCGTGAAATTACGAAATACGCGCATAACTCTTTCCTTGCCTGAGGGAGATGTCGCCCGGAGGCGAGTAATATCCTCGTTATCGGCAACAAAATGCGAAGCAATACCTTTTCTTGTTTAATTTTATAAAACTTTTCATTTCGGTTTACCGGGCCGGAAAAGGATAATCACGCCCGGGCAAATACCCCTTCAAATAACGTGATATTAGATTTCATACAGCTTACAAATGTAAATCAGGCTCTCCGTTCATTACTCACATAACCCTGAAGGATTAGTCCTCGATTCTTGTTTGATGCACAATTTTCCTTCCTCCTGCCAAAAAAACTTATTTTTTGTACGTTAATAAAACTGCAACATTCACAAGCCGAATATATTTTAAATAATTAATCATTTAATTTTATAAAACTGATTACTTAATGACTTGATATCATTTCAAATTTCATTACATCCTTTTCACCCCAGAAAGTTCTTAATTACGCATATGTGGTTTAAAAAGAGTGCACTTTGATCCGCTTATAAGAGATGAACAAATGCGTATTTCTATGAAAAGAACCCTGTTATCACAGTGTGTGTTACTGTCGCTTGCCTCGTTTGCTGCTCAGGCAGGCGAGACCCCTGCTACACCTTGCCAGAATGGCGACACCACCCAGACCTGCGGCCTGAAAGAATATAAAGATGGTAATTTCTATCAGGACCCGGGCGTCACTGATGCCGTTATGGCGAATGAAACGGCAACCAATATTTATATGGATGGCCACCGTGAAGCCGGAGATACGCAGACCTTAACGGTGACAGGCACTGACATGTCAGGTCATTATATTCAGGGAAGCAATGGCGGCACCGTGAATATTAACGTCACCAATAATGCCAAAGTGGATATGATCGAAGCAGGTGCTGCATTAAAGACCACTAATACCACGATCAATGTCAACGACTCCACCCTGAACGGCCAGAACAGCGACGGGACGTATGAGCGAGACAAAGATTATATGATGGGCGCCGCCATTTATCTCGATCCGCTCGATGCGGGCTACCACAATGTGGATATCAGCAACGGCAGCGCACTGCATGGCAGTATTATCAGCGCTGGCCAGGGCTCCCAAACCATCGCCATGAGCGACAGCATCATGGATAATGGCGGCATCTACGTCGGCAGTGACAAATCAGACACTTCCCTTACCCTGACTAACGCCACCGTGGACGCAACGAACAGTCAGGTGGCGCAAAAGCTCGATACCATCGTAGAAACACTGAGCCAGTACCAGCCCTTCCAGAATATCAACGTTGATGCCTTTGGCGACCTGGCAGTGGCAATGTACGGTACTACTCAGGATACGCTGGCACTGAATAACAGTACCGTAACCGGTGACATCGGCATCATTAACGAAAAAGGCCAGACCAATCTGTCGTTCACTAATAACAGCGTCGTGAACGGCAATGTTACGCTGGACGGGAACTCCACCAATACCCTGCTGGTGGATAACAGCACCATTAATGGCGACCTGAACACCAGCCAGAATAGCGGCGATACCACCATCACCCTGCAAAACGGTGCTAACGTTGACGGCAATATTACGACCGGCGCAGGAAATGACACCGTGGTCCTGGTGAATGATTCCCACGTCACCGGCAATGTCACCGGCGGGGATGGCGACGATACCCTGTCGATGGATGCCGGTAGCTCTATTTCCGGGCAAATTAATCAGTTTGAAACGGTGAATACCACCAG
This DNA window, taken from Leclercia adecarboxylata, encodes the following:
- a CDS encoding methyl-accepting chemotaxis protein; this encodes MRVFRNFTIRFVMLTILGIFCLMWAGVGLYGSWALSRVADGNEVDRQLVKQMTVLSQGNDQYFRFVTRLSRAMETQAAGGTADLTSVQQALQTMSNRLDELKAMSPGPMDAEISSRVIASWQALLDNGVKPQMQLAEQGNIEGYRQQANNVTPALSRAFGESAGQFNKAADTILDRTRVTVDGFTSVTRTVIITATIVGLLILLFADRYLVAMLVKPLEQLRHHFRQIAQGDLSQPIVPFGRNCVGQLVPLLTAMQDSLRDAVSTIRNGSENIWRGATEISSGNNDLSSRTEEQAAALEETAASMEQLTATVKLNADNARQASELADVASASASRGGALVDNVVNTMTGISVSSKKIAEITSVINSIAFQTNILALNAAVEAARAGEQGRGFAVVAGEVRNLASRSANAAKEIEGLIADSVSRVEEGAKLVNDTGTTMEAVLRDITGVTTIMKQIASASEEQSKGISQVGVAITQMDGVTQQNASLVEQVSAAASALERQTEELQRSVQKFRLAG